The window CCCCTCCGCCAAGCCAAGGCACGTCCATCACCCCCAACAGATAAAGACCGATGGCAAAAAAGATGACCGCCACGACATAGTTGCCCACCGCACCCAGGTCGCCCAACATGCGGCCCGCGAGGCTGGTCAGCACGCCCACTAGGGCGATGGTGAGCAGTATCCCGGTGGCGAAAACCAGGGCGAGCACAAATGCGCGCCTGGTGGTGACGTGCCCCTGGCCGTCGATGAAACCAACCACTAACGGGATGCTTGCTAAGTGGCAAGGACTCACCAGGATGCTCAAGAGGCCCCACAAGAAAGCCCCAACGAGGGCCAGGGCGGGCGAACCACCCATGGCCAAGGAAAGCCACTCCAGAACCGCTCGCATCTACTCCAGTCCCAACTCGCGCAGTTTGCTGACGATTTCCTCTTTGGACATGAAACCCTCATGGCGCCAGAAGACCTTCCCTTGGCGGTCAAAGAAGACCTGCGTGGGGATGACCCGCACCTGATACTGGCGGGCCAACCGTCGATGCTGGTATACATCCAAGAGCAAGATATTCGCCTTCCCTTCGTACTCCTTCTCCAGCTCGGCGAAGATGGGCTTCATCATCTTGCACGGGACGCAGGTGTCGGAGCCAAGGTCGAGCACCGTAGGCTTACCGCTGCGCAACGCAGGCTCCAGCGGGTCCGGTGGCTGGGCAGCTCGCTGTGCCGCCAACCATTCCTCGTTCTTGACAATCTTCGCCGCAGAGCGAAGGCTGTCAATAAGCGAAGAGACAGAGGCGACGAACTTCTGTCGGCCCAAATAGTCGCGAATGCTGCCCTCCACCTGCTCAAAAGTGGCACCCTGTACCTCGTCGGCGTGTTCGGCGTAGAAACGTCTGGCCTCGGCATCTGACACTTGCACGGCGCTCCCCAAGGCGTCCACCAGCGCCTGGATGGTACCGTCCTGGCTCTCGCCCCCGGAGGAATCCGCTGCCGTCAGCCCGCGGCGCCTGGCCTCGTTGAGGAGCAAATCCCGGACAATGAGCTGGTCCAAAAAGGCCTCCATGTCGCCTTCAAACTCCTGCTTGTACTGAGGCGGCAGGCTCTCGAAGGTAGTGCGTAGATATTGCTCGGTAATTGCCCTGCCGTTCACCAGGGCCACAGTGCCCTTGGGAAGGACCGCAGGCGCCGCCACTTCTACAGCCTCAGCAGACTCTTGCCCGGACGTCACCTCTTGCGCCTCGGCTCCAGTCCCCAAGTCTTTCTCCGCTCCGGCTGTCAGTTCCGCGACAGGTGCTGCCTGACGTGTCCCCTTGCCCACTCTGCCACGCAATAGCAGCACAACACCCACTGCCACCAGCAACACAACGACG is drawn from Calditrichota bacterium and contains these coding sequences:
- a CDS encoding cytochrome C biogenesis protein, with protein sequence MRAVLEWLSLAMGGSPALALVGAFLWGLLSILVSPCHLASIPLVVGFIDGQGHVTTRRAFVLALVFATGILLTIALVGVLTSLAGRMLGDLGAVGNYVVAVIFFAIGLYLLGVMDVPWLGGGAHPSLHRGGLLAALVIGLLFGLALGPCTFAFMAPMLGVVFKVATSNVVYAISLVLAYAVGHCFLIVLAGTFTGAVQNYLQWSERSRTTVVVRRICGVLVIVGGLYLLWTAA
- a CDS encoding thioredoxin family protein, with amino-acid sequence MEAFLDQLIVRDLLLNEARRRGLTAADSSGGESQDGTIQALVDALGSAVQVSDAEARRFYAEHADEVQGATFEQVEGSIRDYLGRQKFVASVSSLIDSLRSAAKIVKNEEWLAAQRAAQPPDPLEPALRSGKPTVLDLGSDTCVPCKMMKPIFAELEKEYEGKANILLLDVYQHRRLARQYQVRVIPTQVFFDRQGKVFWRHEGFMSKEEIVSKLRELGLE